One genomic segment of Mycolicibacterium neworleansense includes these proteins:
- the thiD gene encoding bifunctional hydroxymethylpyrimidine kinase/phosphomethylpyrimidine kinase has product MNYLPLTPAGDSPLRVMTIAGSDSGGGAGIQADMRTFAMLGLHGCVAVTAVTVQNSVGVKGFHEIPLDVVSGQISAVTSDIGIQAAKTGMLASSEIITTIAETWRAEGLAGSVPLVVDPVCASMHGDPLLHHSALDALRTELFPLATLVTPNLDEVRLLVDIEVVDEASQRDAARALHALGPQWALVKGGHLRSSPDSPDLLFDGTDFYEFQAPRVDTGNDHGAGDTLAAATACALAHGCSVPQAVEFGKAWVTECIRAAYPLGHGHGPVNALFRLQG; this is encoded by the coding sequence GTGAACTACTTGCCGTTGACCCCCGCGGGTGACAGCCCGCTGCGGGTGATGACCATCGCCGGGTCCGACTCCGGCGGTGGTGCCGGTATCCAGGCCGACATGCGGACCTTCGCGATGCTCGGCCTGCACGGCTGCGTCGCGGTCACCGCGGTGACCGTGCAGAACTCCGTCGGCGTCAAGGGCTTTCACGAGATCCCCCTCGACGTGGTGTCCGGCCAGATCTCGGCGGTGACCTCCGACATCGGCATCCAGGCCGCCAAGACCGGGATGCTGGCCTCCTCGGAGATCATCACCACGATCGCCGAGACCTGGCGTGCCGAAGGTCTGGCCGGATCCGTGCCCTTGGTGGTCGACCCGGTGTGCGCATCGATGCACGGTGATCCCCTACTGCACCACAGCGCACTGGACGCGCTGCGCACCGAGCTGTTCCCGCTGGCCACGCTGGTCACCCCGAACCTCGACGAGGTGCGGTTGCTGGTGGACATCGAGGTCGTCGACGAGGCCTCACAGCGCGACGCGGCGCGGGCCCTGCACGCGCTGGGCCCGCAGTGGGCATTGGTCAAGGGTGGCCACCTGCGCTCGTCGCCGGACAGTCCCGACCTCCTGTTCGACGGCACCGATTTCTACGAGTTCCAGGCCCCGCGGGTCGACACCGGAAACGATCACGGTGCCGGCGACACCCTCGCGGCGGCGACGGCTTGCGCACTGGCACATGGTTGTTCAGTTCCGCAGGCGGTGGAGTTCGGCAAGGCCTGGGTCACCGAATGTATCCGCGCGGCCTATCCGCTGGGGCACGGCCACGGCCCGGTGAACGCGTTGTTCCGGTTGCAGGGATGA
- a CDS encoding alpha/beta hydrolase family protein: MNLEAIAGVAHEPEGPAQGVVVLTHGAGGNRDSAMLVKLCDEWASRGWLAIRYNLPYRRRRPKGPPSGSAGGDQEGIGEAIALARTLSDGPVIAGGHSYGGRMTSMVTADGAGPDVLTLFSYPLHPPGKPERARTEHLSRITVPTVFTHGTADPFGTIDELTAAVALVSGPTELVVVDGARHDLGSKRADVAALAVDAALRAVDIVEP, translated from the coding sequence ATGAACCTCGAGGCGATCGCGGGCGTCGCGCACGAACCCGAAGGGCCGGCGCAGGGCGTCGTCGTCCTCACCCACGGTGCGGGCGGCAACCGCGACTCGGCGATGCTGGTCAAGCTCTGCGACGAGTGGGCGTCGCGCGGCTGGCTGGCCATCCGCTACAACCTCCCGTACCGCCGCCGCAGGCCGAAAGGTCCGCCGTCGGGTTCGGCCGGCGGGGACCAGGAAGGAATCGGCGAGGCGATCGCGCTGGCCCGCACCCTGTCCGACGGGCCGGTGATCGCGGGCGGGCATTCCTACGGTGGCCGGATGACGTCGATGGTGACGGCGGACGGGGCGGGCCCGGACGTGTTGACGCTGTTCTCCTACCCGCTGCATCCACCGGGCAAGCCGGAACGCGCCCGCACCGAGCACCTGTCCCGCATCACCGTGCCCACGGTGTTCACCCACGGCACCGCCGATCCGTTCGGCACGATCGACGAGCTCACCGCGGCCGTGGCATTAGTGAGCGGTCCGACCGAGCTCGTCGTCGTCGACGGTGCCCGCCACGACCTCGGATCCAAGCGGGCGGACGTGGCCGCCCTCGCGGTGGACGCGGCGCTGCGGGCAGTCGATATCGTCGAACCATGA
- a CDS encoding septum formation family protein — MTYPPGPRGPQGHNYPPPPPQPYSTGPDQFSAPPKKSPALKWVLLGVVVLVAIVVAAGAVFYLARDRGATEASQVRSGDCLTEIPDSSRVLYVKTVSCDQPHKGEVFAVLSLPDGDFPGDAEVVKYTDKCGPALARYAPGASEESGIQLFVLYPTEDSWQRGDRTVTCIATSKNPRSGKLE; from the coding sequence ATGACCTACCCGCCCGGTCCCCGCGGTCCGCAGGGCCACAATTACCCGCCACCGCCCCCGCAGCCGTATTCCACCGGTCCCGACCAGTTCTCGGCGCCACCGAAGAAGTCGCCGGCACTCAAGTGGGTGCTGCTGGGTGTCGTGGTACTGGTCGCGATCGTGGTTGCCGCCGGTGCGGTGTTCTACCTCGCCCGCGACCGCGGTGCCACCGAGGCCAGCCAGGTCCGCTCGGGTGATTGCCTGACCGAGATCCCCGACAGCAGCCGTGTGCTGTACGTCAAGACGGTCAGCTGCGACCAGCCGCACAAGGGTGAGGTGTTCGCGGTGCTGTCGCTGCCCGACGGCGATTTCCCCGGCGATGCCGAGGTGGTCAAGTACACCGACAAGTGCGGACCGGCATTGGCCAGGTACGCCCCCGGCGCCAGCGAGGAATCCGGGATCCAATTGTTCGTCCTCTACCCGACCGAGGACTCCTGGCAACGGGGCGACCGCACCGTGACATGCATCGCTACCAGCAAAAATCCCCGCAGCGGCAAATTAGAGTAA
- a CDS encoding cytochrome P450 — MVEIDTQPAAATLPLAPRNPLSYRQKIKAMRSFIEGHQRLRDAGGPVSRMVLGPRWLIPPVLLVTSPQGARDVLGRRDAVADRGGAVNMVQLRRLMGGNLLNLPHERWLPRRRTLQPMFTKQNVPRYAGHMAAAAHSIADGWDDCATVDLDVACRSLTLRALGRSVFGLDLDDRADDVGPSLRTALSWISDRSVRPVNFPQWVPTGGQRRAKAANACLHRLAAEILAAVRADPDRDAPLVRALIEARDPDTRRQLTDDEICDELVLFMLAGHDTTSTTLCYSLWALGRDPDLQSRVYEEVAALGDRTLTPEDVPHLEHTVRVLHEALRLCPPGAGTPRMLNEEMVVDGYRAEAGTMAMVNFYVMHRDPALWDDPLTFDPDRFTPERSAGRNRWQYLPFGGGPRSCVGDHFAMLEATLALATIVREVSVTSLRDDFPVETPFTVIAAEPIPARITRRRKP, encoded by the coding sequence ATGGTCGAGATCGATACGCAGCCGGCTGCAGCCACCCTGCCGCTCGCACCGCGCAATCCCCTGTCCTATCGGCAGAAGATCAAGGCGATGCGGTCCTTCATCGAGGGGCACCAGCGGCTGCGCGACGCCGGAGGCCCCGTCAGCCGGATGGTGCTGGGCCCGCGGTGGCTGATACCGCCGGTGCTGTTGGTCACCTCCCCGCAGGGGGCCCGCGATGTCCTGGGCCGCCGCGATGCGGTCGCCGATCGCGGCGGTGCCGTCAACATGGTGCAGCTGCGCCGGCTGATGGGCGGCAACCTGCTGAACCTGCCGCATGAGCGCTGGCTGCCGCGACGGCGAACGCTGCAGCCGATGTTCACCAAGCAGAACGTCCCGCGGTACGCGGGACACATGGCCGCCGCGGCACATTCGATCGCTGACGGCTGGGATGACTGTGCGACGGTCGACCTGGATGTCGCGTGCCGGTCACTCACGCTGCGGGCACTGGGCCGCTCGGTGTTCGGACTGGATCTCGATGACCGCGCCGACGACGTGGGCCCGTCGCTGCGTACCGCGTTGTCCTGGATTTCCGATCGGTCGGTCCGCCCGGTCAACTTTCCGCAGTGGGTGCCGACCGGCGGACAGCGCCGGGCCAAGGCGGCCAACGCCTGCTTGCACCGGCTCGCCGCCGAGATCCTCGCCGCGGTGCGCGCCGATCCCGATCGGGACGCACCGCTGGTGCGCGCGCTGATCGAGGCCCGTGATCCCGATACCCGCCGGCAGCTCACCGACGACGAAATCTGTGATGAATTGGTGCTTTTCATGCTCGCCGGGCATGACACCACCTCCACCACGCTGTGTTATTCGCTGTGGGCACTGGGCCGCGATCCCGATCTGCAGTCCCGCGTGTACGAGGAAGTCGCGGCGCTGGGCGACCGCACGCTGACGCCCGAAGACGTGCCGCACCTCGAGCACACCGTTCGGGTGTTGCACGAGGCGTTGCGGCTGTGCCCGCCCGGTGCCGGCACACCGCGGATGCTCAACGAAGAGATGGTCGTCGACGGCTACCGCGCCGAGGCCGGCACGATGGCGATGGTCAACTTCTATGTCATGCACCGCGACCCGGCGCTGTGGGACGATCCGCTGACCTTCGACCCGGACCGATTCACCCCCGAGCGTTCGGCGGGCCGAAACCGTTGGCAGTACCTGCCTTTCGGCGGTGGCCCGCGATCGTGCGTCGGCGACCACTTCGCCATGCTGGAGGCCACCCTGGCCTTGGCGACCATAGTGCGCGAGGTTTCGGTGACCTCGCTGCGCGACGACTTCCCGGTGGAGACCCCCTTCACCGTCATCGCCGCCGAGCCGATCCCGGCCCGCATCACCAGGAGGAGAAAGCCATGA
- a CDS encoding DUF3303 domain-containing protein, whose translation MKFLVHWSQVPGKYRDGIEKFKETGGQPPAGVTMLGRWWGMNGQGFAVAESDDATAIFQVAAEWGEFLTMDITPCVEDAQAGEVIAKLF comes from the coding sequence ATGAAGTTCCTCGTGCACTGGAGCCAGGTTCCGGGCAAGTACCGGGACGGAATCGAGAAGTTCAAGGAGACCGGCGGGCAGCCGCCGGCGGGCGTCACCATGCTGGGGCGCTGGTGGGGAATGAACGGCCAGGGCTTCGCCGTGGCCGAGTCCGACGACGCGACAGCCATCTTCCAGGTGGCCGCCGAGTGGGGCGAGTTCCTCACGATGGACATCACCCCCTGTGTCGAGGACGCCCAGGCCGGCGAGGTGATCGCCAAGCTGTTCTGA
- a CDS encoding DUF5996 family protein, protein MSTPIDNGWPALRVSDWEPTRDTLHMWTQIVGKIRLAYSPLLNHWWQVTLYVSPRGLTTSSIPYRDRLFDMEFDFIDHVLAIRTSDGGLSTVALTPKSVAEFYAETLSALDQLGIEARIHASPNEVEPAIPFAEDHQHASYDPRAANLFWRQLIQAHRVIGDFRAYFIGKVSPVHFFWGSFDMACTRFSGRPAPEHPGGAPNCPNGVMVEGYSHELSSCGFWPGGGDEGAFYAYAYPEPEGFADYSVGPDAAYYSQDFKQFLLPYEAVRTAPDPDGALMEFLQSSYAAAADLAGWDRSALECDPRRWS, encoded by the coding sequence ATGAGCACTCCCATCGACAACGGGTGGCCAGCACTGCGGGTGTCGGACTGGGAACCCACCCGCGACACGCTTCACATGTGGACACAGATCGTCGGCAAGATCCGACTGGCGTACTCGCCACTGCTCAATCACTGGTGGCAGGTGACCCTGTATGTGAGCCCGCGCGGCTTGACCACGTCATCGATTCCGTATCGAGACCGGTTGTTCGACATGGAGTTCGATTTCATCGACCACGTGCTGGCGATCCGCACCAGCGACGGCGGCTTGTCCACAGTCGCGCTTACCCCGAAATCCGTCGCGGAGTTCTATGCCGAAACCCTCTCCGCACTGGACCAACTGGGCATCGAAGCACGAATCCATGCGAGCCCCAACGAGGTCGAGCCCGCCATACCGTTCGCCGAAGATCACCAGCACGCGTCCTACGACCCGCGGGCCGCCAATCTGTTCTGGCGTCAACTGATTCAGGCGCACCGGGTGATCGGCGATTTCCGGGCCTACTTCATCGGCAAGGTGAGCCCGGTGCACTTCTTCTGGGGCTCCTTCGACATGGCCTGCACAAGGTTCTCCGGCCGTCCCGCACCCGAGCACCCGGGCGGTGCACCCAACTGCCCCAATGGCGTAATGGTGGAAGGTTATTCGCACGAGTTGAGCAGTTGCGGCTTCTGGCCGGGCGGCGGTGACGAGGGCGCGTTCTATGCCTACGCCTATCCCGAACCGGAGGGCTTTGCCGACTACTCCGTCGGCCCGGATGCGGCCTACTACAGCCAGGACTTCAAGCAGTTCCTGCTGCCCTACGAGGCGGTGCGCACGGCACCCGATCCCGACGGTGCGCTGATGGAATTCCTGCAGTCCAGCTATGCCGCCGCTGCCGACCTGGCCGGCTGGGACCGCTCGGCCCTCGAGTGCGATCCGCGACGCTGGAGTTGA
- a CDS encoding flavin-containing monooxygenase: MSPGEFHAVIVGAGFAGIGAAIQLKRLGIENFVILDREDDLGGTWYVNHYPGLAVDVPTTTYSYFFEPNPNWSRLFSTGTEIKRYADEIADKYDVRRHIRFNAGVEGARWDEDASLWRVTLADGETLSARFLITATGFLSQPHTPDIPGIGDFSGKVIHTTDWDDSYRPDGRRIAVIGTGATAVQLIPELARDAADLTVYQRTPIWVVPKIDLKFPAPIRRLFARVPATQRAIRAVTDGIYAFMVDTAVLKHRYFRRFNIAAADLAKLHRFASIRDPELRRKLTPDYDFGCKRPTFSNGYYRTFTKPHVHLQADGIERIEPDGIVNADGTVTKIDTLVLATGFDLWEANFPAFEVIGRDGRNLGKWWRETRFQAYQGISMPYFPNYLSLASPYAFLGLNFFNTMEYQMRLMDRLFAELNRRKATTFEVTEEANSRYLDLMTELLGDSLFTLGNCASARSYYFNPSGEATLLRPMTTRRAVAEASRFPLSDYTFA; this comes from the coding sequence ATGAGCCCGGGGGAATTCCACGCGGTCATCGTCGGTGCCGGCTTCGCCGGCATCGGCGCCGCCATCCAGCTCAAGCGGCTGGGCATCGAGAACTTCGTGATCCTCGATCGCGAAGATGACCTGGGCGGCACCTGGTACGTCAACCACTACCCCGGCCTGGCCGTCGACGTGCCGACCACGACATACTCGTATTTCTTCGAGCCGAATCCGAACTGGTCACGGCTGTTCTCCACCGGCACCGAGATCAAAAGGTACGCCGACGAGATCGCCGACAAGTACGACGTGCGGCGCCACATCCGGTTCAACGCAGGCGTCGAAGGCGCCCGCTGGGACGAGGACGCCTCACTGTGGCGCGTCACCTTGGCCGACGGAGAAACGCTCAGCGCGCGGTTCCTGATCACGGCCACCGGCTTTCTCTCCCAGCCGCACACCCCCGACATCCCCGGCATCGGCGACTTCTCCGGCAAGGTCATCCACACCACCGACTGGGATGACAGCTATCGGCCCGACGGCCGCCGGATCGCGGTGATCGGCACCGGTGCCACGGCCGTACAGCTCATCCCCGAGCTGGCTCGCGACGCCGCCGACCTGACCGTCTACCAGCGCACGCCGATCTGGGTCGTGCCGAAGATCGACCTGAAGTTTCCGGCGCCGATACGCCGGTTGTTCGCCCGCGTGCCGGCCACCCAGCGGGCGATCCGCGCCGTCACCGATGGCATCTACGCGTTCATGGTCGACACCGCGGTTCTCAAGCACCGGTACTTCCGCCGGTTCAACATCGCCGCGGCCGACCTGGCCAAGCTGCACCGGTTCGCCTCGATCCGTGACCCGGAGCTGCGCCGCAAGCTGACGCCGGATTACGACTTCGGCTGCAAGCGTCCGACGTTCTCCAACGGCTACTACCGCACGTTCACCAAGCCCCACGTGCACCTGCAGGCCGACGGCATCGAGCGCATCGAACCCGACGGCATCGTCAACGCCGACGGGACCGTGACGAAGATCGACACGCTGGTCCTGGCGACCGGATTCGACCTGTGGGAGGCGAACTTCCCGGCCTTCGAGGTGATCGGGCGCGACGGCCGCAACCTCGGCAAATGGTGGCGGGAAACCCGCTTCCAGGCCTACCAGGGCATCTCGATGCCGTACTTTCCGAACTATCTGAGCCTGGCCAGTCCGTACGCGTTCCTGGGTCTGAACTTCTTCAACACGATGGAGTATCAGATGCGCTTGATGGACCGGCTGTTCGCCGAACTCAATCGCCGGAAGGCCACGACGTTCGAGGTCACCGAAGAGGCCAACAGCCGGTATCTGGACCTGATGACGGAGTTGCTGGGCGACTCCCTGTTCACCCTCGGAAACTGTGCATCGGCACGGTCGTACTATTTCAATCCGAGCGGCGAGGCAACGCTGCTCCGTCCGATGACGACCCGCCGGGCCGTCGCGGAAGCTTCACGATTCCCGTTGAGCGACTACACATTTGCCTGA
- a CDS encoding DoxX family protein has protein sequence MAEGKNSKLAKLVGLSVVGAGISHFVKPQLFESITKPAFPNDTRTHIYTNGGIETAIGLGLLLPKTRKLATIGTLGYVAYLAGNAVRNR, from the coding sequence ATGGCAGAGGGCAAGAACTCCAAGCTGGCCAAGCTCGTCGGCCTCAGCGTGGTCGGCGCCGGCATCTCACATTTTGTGAAGCCGCAGCTGTTCGAGTCGATCACCAAGCCGGCGTTCCCGAACGACACGAGGACGCACATCTACACCAACGGTGGTATCGAGACCGCGATCGGCCTGGGCCTCCTGCTGCCCAAGACCCGCAAGCTGGCCACCATAGGCACCCTCGGCTATGTGGCCTACCTGGCCGGCAACGCCGTCCGCAACCGGTAA
- a CDS encoding TetR/AcrR family transcriptional regulator, whose amino-acid sequence MARISPRSIDSGASGVRRRPKDRKAQIARASAESFSALGYHGVSMEAIASRVGISAAALYRHYSSKYELFRDAVLNLSQQLVDGTAFADEADGDPREQLRRLVAALSDTALVNRESGGLYRWEARYLRGDDQSTLDAQVRTVHRRIHRPLMELRPELSSRARWTLSTAVLGVVGSVVDHRSKLPAGQIRALLADICDTVLAADLPEFPNATDPPAAPPPVASATKYEALLTESMRLFNQNGYRDTTMEDIAAAVGMPASGIYRYFSGKSDILAAGFRRAADRLSADMSEILGAVEDPEQALGALIDDYVARSFDRPELDYVYYTERLNMTPADQKILRDLQRAAVESWVEVVMPLHPRWSASQARFAVHAAMALVIDLGRLMNYQNSEQARAVVAVLIDLTLLGRYRLRTALPAR is encoded by the coding sequence ATGGCGCGCATCTCGCCCCGGTCGATCGACAGTGGTGCCAGTGGTGTGCGACGCCGTCCCAAGGATCGAAAGGCCCAGATAGCGCGGGCCTCTGCGGAGTCATTCAGCGCTCTCGGCTATCACGGTGTGAGCATGGAGGCCATCGCTTCGCGCGTCGGAATCTCCGCGGCCGCGTTGTACCGGCACTATTCGAGTAAGTACGAATTGTTCCGCGATGCCGTACTCAATCTCAGCCAGCAACTCGTCGATGGAACGGCGTTTGCTGACGAGGCCGATGGGGACCCGCGTGAGCAGTTGCGCCGGCTCGTCGCGGCACTCAGCGACACCGCTTTGGTTAATCGTGAATCCGGTGGCCTGTACCGCTGGGAAGCCCGTTATCTGCGCGGCGACGACCAGAGCACCCTCGATGCGCAGGTGCGCACCGTGCATCGGCGGATTCACCGGCCGCTGATGGAGTTGCGGCCCGAACTCAGCTCGCGCGCCCGCTGGACCCTGTCGACCGCGGTGCTCGGCGTGGTCGGCAGCGTCGTCGACCATCGGTCCAAATTGCCCGCCGGTCAGATTCGCGCCTTGCTCGCCGACATCTGCGACACCGTGCTGGCCGCCGACCTTCCCGAGTTCCCCAATGCGACGGATCCCCCGGCGGCGCCGCCGCCCGTCGCGAGCGCCACGAAATACGAAGCGCTGCTGACCGAATCGATGCGGCTGTTCAATCAGAACGGCTATCGCGACACCACGATGGAGGACATCGCTGCCGCAGTCGGCATGCCCGCATCGGGGATCTACCGGTATTTCTCCGGCAAGTCCGACATCCTGGCGGCCGGGTTCCGGCGCGCCGCCGACCGACTGTCGGCGGACATGTCGGAGATCCTCGGCGCGGTCGAGGATCCGGAACAGGCGCTGGGTGCCCTCATCGACGACTACGTGGCCCGGTCGTTCGACCGCCCCGAACTCGACTACGTCTACTACACCGAACGCCTGAACATGACGCCCGCCGACCAGAAGATCCTGCGCGACCTGCAACGGGCGGCCGTGGAATCGTGGGTCGAGGTCGTGATGCCGTTGCATCCGAGGTGGAGTGCGAGCCAGGCACGGTTTGCGGTCCATGCGGCGATGGCCCTGGTGATCGACTTGGGCCGGCTCATGAATTATCAGAATTCAGAGCAGGCCCGCGCCGTCGTCGCCGTGCTGATCGATCTGACTCTGCTGGGTCGTTACCGGTTGCGGACGGCGTTGCCGGCCAGGTAG
- a CDS encoding twin-arginine translocation pathway signal — MSTTTAEVDAAITSEGESVPDEPNTNEANDSERQGQRTHRIARRWRPIAVVCLVLASASAAAALYFGVYRADQGNAVASTAVVDAATEGSLALLSYAPNSLDQDIAGARSHLTGDFLDYYSEFANKFVVPAAKQKDIHATASVVRAAPVEVQSDTAKVLVFLNQATTSRDNPEPAQAASAVKVGLTKIDGKWLISSFDPI; from the coding sequence GTGAGCACAACTACAGCAGAAGTCGATGCCGCGATCACCTCGGAAGGTGAGTCGGTTCCCGACGAGCCGAACACGAACGAAGCCAACGACTCCGAGCGCCAGGGACAGCGGACCCATCGCATTGCGCGGCGGTGGCGACCGATCGCGGTCGTGTGCCTGGTGCTGGCCTCGGCGAGCGCCGCGGCAGCGCTGTATTTCGGTGTGTACCGCGCGGATCAGGGAAATGCCGTGGCGTCCACGGCGGTAGTCGATGCCGCGACCGAAGGCTCATTGGCGTTGTTGTCCTACGCGCCGAACAGTTTGGATCAGGACATCGCCGGCGCACGGTCCCACCTCACCGGTGACTTCCTGGACTACTACAGCGAGTTCGCCAATAAGTTCGTGGTGCCGGCAGCCAAGCAGAAGGACATCCACGCCACCGCGTCGGTCGTTCGCGCAGCCCCGGTGGAGGTGCAGTCCGACACCGCGAAGGTGTTGGTCTTCCTGAATCAGGCGACAACCAGCCGCGACAACCCCGAACCGGCACAGGCCGCCAGCGCCGTCAAAGTCGGGCTCACGAAAATCGATGGGAAATGGCTGATCTCATCGTTCGACCCGATCTAG
- a CDS encoding Rv2253/PknI dimerization domain-containing protein produces MRVSTAFIGAAALSAVAVAGLCSPVAEASPSWGLNGTYTATSNGEWAKTNDIFHDEASIRGTWTISTTCSYPSECTGTVDTDWGWSAPIYKKSGVWYVKKTVDNWQPCGDGTAGPGLQVYRFFPSNENATAVDPASTTLVGEDSTTGVSGSCGTSKVVFITMPFKLVKTA; encoded by the coding sequence ATGCGGGTGTCGACGGCATTCATTGGGGCAGCGGCGCTCTCCGCTGTTGCCGTGGCAGGCTTGTGCAGTCCGGTCGCCGAGGCATCCCCGAGTTGGGGACTCAACGGCACCTACACCGCCACCTCGAACGGCGAGTGGGCCAAGACCAACGACATCTTCCACGACGAGGCCAGTATCCGTGGCACGTGGACGATCTCGACGACGTGCAGCTACCCGAGCGAGTGCACCGGCACCGTCGACACGGACTGGGGATGGAGCGCACCGATCTACAAGAAGAGCGGCGTCTGGTACGTCAAGAAGACGGTGGACAACTGGCAGCCGTGCGGTGACGGCACTGCGGGCCCAGGCCTGCAGGTATACCGCTTCTTCCCCTCGAACGAGAACGCCACAGCAGTCGATCCGGCATCGACGACATTGGTGGGCGAGGATTCGACCACCGGCGTCAGCGGATCGTGCGGCACCAGCAAGGTCGTATTCATCACCATGCCGTTCAAACTCGTGAAAACAGCCTGA
- a CDS encoding MCE family protein, which yields MLTRFVRIQLAIFAVASVIGMALMGIVYLQAPTLLGIGRMTVTLQLQGTGGLYQFSNVTYRGVQIGKVTEVRPTREGAEATLSLNTSPKIPADLHAAVLSVSAVGEQYVDLQPRNDSGPYLQDGSVIPASATSIPQAVGPMLDQVSSLINSIPKDKISPLLDETFKGFNGSGNDMGELLDSSSRLIAEANAASDQSLALIDDSAPLLDGQAESVDAIRTWARSMAGITKQVADDDQHVRTLLKEGPGTADEASRLFNQVKPTLPMLLANLTSLGQVGVTYHPSLEQLLVLLPPSIASTQSYGAPKNNPVGMSLGDFTLTMGDPPACTVGFLPPSAWRSPEDTSDIDTPDGLYCKLPQDSPIGVRGARNYPCMGQPGKRAPTVEICNSDRPYEPLAMRQHALGPYPIDPNLLAQGIAPDSRVDRDTYIHGPIEGTPMPPAAVPPPAPPAEAPAEPTAEVPPSPDVPVVAPSAFAPAGSGGPSVAIATYDPRTGRYATPDGKVYRQTDLVPHTGEQTWEDLFTT from the coding sequence ATGCTCACCCGGTTTGTCCGGATCCAGCTGGCCATCTTCGCGGTGGCCTCGGTGATCGGTATGGCCCTGATGGGCATCGTCTACCTGCAGGCGCCCACCCTGTTGGGGATCGGGCGAATGACGGTGACCCTCCAACTGCAGGGAACCGGTGGGCTCTACCAGTTCTCCAACGTGACCTATCGCGGCGTGCAGATCGGGAAGGTCACCGAGGTGCGGCCCACCCGTGAGGGTGCGGAAGCCACACTGTCACTGAACACTTCACCCAAGATTCCCGCGGACCTGCACGCCGCTGTGCTCAGCGTGTCAGCCGTCGGTGAGCAGTACGTAGACCTGCAACCGCGCAACGACTCGGGCCCCTATCTGCAGGACGGGTCGGTGATCCCGGCATCGGCCACGTCGATACCTCAAGCGGTGGGGCCGATGCTCGATCAGGTCTCCTCTTTGATCAACAGCATTCCCAAGGACAAGATCAGCCCCCTGCTCGACGAAACCTTCAAGGGTTTCAACGGCTCTGGAAACGACATGGGCGAGCTACTGGACTCTTCGTCGCGACTGATCGCCGAGGCGAACGCCGCATCCGATCAGTCCCTTGCGCTGATCGATGACAGCGCACCGCTTCTCGACGGACAGGCTGAATCGGTCGATGCGATCCGTACCTGGGCTCGCAGCATGGCCGGAATCACCAAGCAGGTCGCCGACGACGACCAGCACGTCCGCACCCTCCTCAAGGAGGGGCCGGGGACGGCCGACGAGGCCTCCCGTTTGTTCAATCAGGTCAAGCCCACCCTGCCGATGTTGCTCGCCAACTTGACCAGCCTGGGCCAGGTCGGTGTGACCTACCATCCCTCATTGGAACAGCTCCTGGTACTTCTGCCACCGTCCATCGCGTCAACGCAGTCCTACGGTGCGCCGAAGAACAATCCGGTCGGTATGTCGTTGGGCGACTTCACGCTTACGATGGGCGATCCGCCTGCATGCACCGTCGGATTCCTACCACCGTCGGCATGGCGGTCTCCGGAGGACACCTCCGACATCGACACCCCTGACGGTCTGTATTGCAAACTGCCGCAGGATTCGCCGATCGGTGTGCGGGGCGCGCGCAACTACCCGTGCATGGGCCAGCCGGGCAAGCGGGCACCCACCGTCGAGATCTGCAACAGCGACCGGCCTTACGAGCCCCTGGCGATGCGCCAGCACGCTCTTGGCCCATACCCGATCGATCCCAATTTGCTCGCTCAGGGGATCGCGCCGGATTCCCGCGTCGACCGGGACACCTATATCCACGGTCCCATCGAGGGCACCCCGATGCCACCGGCGGCCGTGCCGCCTCCGGCGCCGCCGGCTGAGGCACCTGCTGAGCCGACGGCCGAGGTGCCGCCGAGTCCGGACGTACCGGTGGTCGCACCAAGTGCGTTTGCCCCCGCGGGATCTGGCGGGCCGTCGGTGGCGATCGCCACCTACGACCCGCGTACCGGGCGGTACGCCACCCCGGACGGAAAGGTGTACCGGCAAACCGATCTCGTGCCGCACACCGGTGAACAGACCTGGGAAGACCTGTTCACCACCTGA